From Pangasianodon hypophthalmus isolate fPanHyp1 chromosome 10, fPanHyp1.pri, whole genome shotgun sequence:
tcattttttcccattttttttttttattttaattttgtaataattctgataattattcctttatttttaattttttaaaaatgtgttagtaatgatgattcatttttaaaaatgtttaatttagtaGTAATGCTGATTaaaccaaatgtttttttttaaacattaaaaataaattcagtgagttgaaatgtatgttaaaattacaatttcagtaaattaaaaaaaatatatatattaaataatactgtagaaaaaatttaatctgtaaagcttagaatttattttaatttattaatgtagtataatattaattatgaaaatatttacatacatcaTTATAACTCTTCCTTCTCTATACTgactattatttatattaatattaatcaaaatatttattagtatatttagtatttagtaccGTAATGGGTTCGCTCTCCGTCTCAGGCGAGGTGGTTGCGCTCTGCGTGCCGGCGGTGCTGGGCTGAGAGAAATACGCGCTGTCCTGCGACGGAGGAGAACCGGGAGGCGTTTCTATATCAACAGCGCCCTCTGCAGGAGAGCAGGGTGCAGAGCGCTGAGGAGATTCAGTCCGTCCCCAGCTGAAGTTCTCCTTCTTCCTCTGGAACTGCTGCAGGACCGAGAGGCCCGAGGGCATGCTGGGAGTTTTGGGTCGCTCCGTAGTTGAGGATCCGGGTCTGGAGGGTTCTGTGGAGCTGCTGGACCAGCTGAAGGCACTCAGGCTGGTGCGCCACGGCGGCGTCTCCATCTCAGTCTCCGTCTCCGTCTTCATCTCCATCTCCGTCTccgtctccatctccatctccgtCTTCATCTCCATCTCCGTCTTCATCTCCATCTCCGTCTTCATCTCCGTCTGTGCGCTGAGTGTTTCTCCAGCTGGCGAGGGGGCGTGGTCTGATTTCTCAGAGCTGTCTGATTCTTCCTTTGATTTATTAGATTCCGCTACACTGAGATCAGAGCTCGCAAAAAACCTGCAGGAGAAACCCAACGAGAGCAAACACAGAACTGAACCGGTACCTTCTGTTACTACTAACCGCTTTCACGCGtctacgtctctcccgtaaccgcttttaTACAactacgtctctcccgtaaccgctttcatacgactacgtctctcccgtaaccgctttcacacgtctacgtctctcccgtaaccgctttcatacgactacgtctctcccgtaaccgctttcatacgactacgtctctcccgtaaccgctttcacacgtctacgtctctcccgtaaccgctttcacGCGtctacgtctctcccgtaaccgctttcacGCGTCTACGTCTCTCCCTTAACCGCTTTTATACAactacgtctctcccgtaaccgctttcacacgtctacgtctctcccgtaaccgctttcacacgactacgtctctcccgtaaccgctttcatACGACtccgtctctcccgtaaccgctttcacacgactacgtctctcccgtaaccgctttcatacgactacgtctctcccgtaaccgcttttatacgactacgtctctcccgtaaccgcttttatacgactacgtctctcccgtaaccgcttttaTACGACtccgtctctcccgtaaccgctttcacacgactacgtctctcccgtaaccgctttcacaCGACtccgtctctcccgtaaccgcttttaTACGACtccgtctctcccgtaaccgctttcatACGACtccgtctctcccgtaaccgctttcacacgactacgtctctcccgtaaccgctttcacacgactacgtctctcccgtaaccgctttcacacgactacgtctctcccgtaaccgctttcatacgactacgtctctcccgtaaccgcttttatacgactacgtctctcccgtaaccgctttcatACGACTACGTCTCTCCTGTAACCGCTTTCACACGACtccgtctctcccgtaaccgctttcacacgtctacgtctctcccgtaaccgcttttatacgactacgtctctcccgtaaccgctttcacaCGACtccgtctctcccgtaaccgcttttaTACGACtccgtctctcccgtaaccgctttcatacgactacgtctctcccgtaaccgctttcacacgactacgtctctcccgtaaccgctttcatACGtctacgtctctcccgtaaccgctttcacacgactacgtctctcccgtaaccgctttcatacgactacgtctctcccgtaaccgctttcacacgtctacgtctctcccgtaaccgctttcacacgactacgtctctcccgtaaccgctttcacacgactacgtctctcccgtaaccgctttcacacgtctacgtctctcccgtaaccgctttcacacgactacgtctctcccgtaaccgctttcacacgactacgtctctcccgtaaccgcttttaTACGACtccgtctctcccgtaaccgctttcacacgtctacgtctctcccgtaaccgctttcacacgactacgtctctcccgtaaccgcttttatacgactacgtctctcccgtaaccgcttttatacgactacgtctctcccgtaaccgctttcatacgactacgtctctcccgtaaccgctttcacacgtctacgtctctcccgtaaccgctttcatacgactacgtctctcccgtaaccgctttcatacgactacgtctctcccgtaaccgctttcacacgtctacgtctctcccgtaaccgctttcacGCGtctacgtctctcccgtaaccgctttcacGCGTCTACGTCTCTCCCTTAACCGCTTTTATACAactacgtctctcccgtaaccgctttcacacgtctacgtctctcccgtaaccgctttcacaCGACTACGTCTCTCCTGTAACCGCTTTCATACGACtccgtctctcccgtaaccgctttcacacgactacgtctctcccgtaaccgctttcatacgactacgtctctcccgtaaccgcttttatacgactacgtctctcccgtaaccgcttttatacgactacgtctctcccgtaaccgcttttaTACGACtccgtctctcccgtaaccgctttcacacgactacgtctctcccgtaaccgctttcacaCGACtccgtctctcccgtaaccgcttttaTACGACtccgtctctcccgtaaccgctttcatACGACtccgtctctcccgtaaccgctttcacacgactacgtctctcccgtaaccgctttcacacgactacgtctctcccgtaaccgctttcacacgactacgtctctcccgtaaccgctttcatACGACTACGTCTCTCCTGTAACCGCTTTCACACGACtccgtctctcccgtaaccgctttcacacgtctacgtctctcccgtaaccgcttttatacgactacgtctctcccgtaaccgctttcacaCGACtccgtctctcccgtaaccgcttttaTACGACtccgtctctcccgtaaccgctttcatacgactacgtctctcccgtaaccgctttcacacgactacgtctctcccgtaaccgctttcatACGtctacgtctctcccgtaaccgctttcacacgactacgtctctcccgtaaccgctttcatacgactacgtctctcccgtaaccgctttcacacgtctacgtctctcccgtaaccgctttcacacgactacgtctctcccgtaaccgctttcacacgactacgtctctcccgtaaccgcttttaTACGACtccgtctctcccgtaaccgctttcacacgtctacgtctctcccgtaaccgctttcacacgactacgtctctcccgtaaccgcttttatacgactacgtctctcccgtaaccgctttcatacgactacgtctctcccgtaaccgctttcatacgactacgtctctcccgtaaccgctttcatacgactacgtctctcccgtaaccgctttcacacgtctacgtctctcccgtaaccgctttcatacgactacgtctctcccgtaaccgcttttatacgactacgtctctcccgtaaccgctttcatACGACTACGTCTCTCCTGTAACCGCTTTCACACGACtccgtctctcccgtaaccgcttttaTACGACtccgtctctcccgtaaccgctttcatacgactacgtctctcccgtaaccgctttcacacgactacgtctctcccgtaaccgctttcatACGtctacgtctctcccgtaaccgctttcatacgactacgtctctcccgtaaccgcttttatacgactacgtctctcccgtaaccgctttcatacgactacgtctctcccgtaaccgctttcacacgtctacgtctctcccgtaaccgctttcacaCGACtccgtctctcccgtaaccgcttttaTACGACtccgtctctcccgtaaccgcttttaTACGACtccgtctctcccgtaaccgctttcatacgactacgtctctcccgtaaccgctttcacacgactacgtctctcccgtaaccgctttcacacgtctacgtctctcccgtaaccgctttcacacgactacgtctctcccgtaaccgcttttatacgactacgtctctcccgtaaccgctttcatacgactacgtctctcccgtaaccgctttcacaCGACtccgtctctcccgtaaccgcttttatacgactacgtctctcccgtaaccgcttttatacgactacgtctctcccgtaaccgcttttaTACGACtccgtctctcccgtaaccgctttcacacgactacgtctctcccgtaaccgcttttatacgactacgtctctcccgtaaccgcttttaTACGACtccgtctctcccgtaaccgcttttaTACGACtccgtctctcccgtaaccgcttttaTACGACtccgtctctcccgtaaccgctttcacGCGtctacgtctctcccgtaaccgctttcacaCGACtccgtctctcccgtaaccgctttcacacgtctacgtctctcccgtaaccgcttttatacgactacgtctctcccgtaaccgctttcacGCGACTACGTCTCTCCCTTAACTGCTCTTATAGGTAGTTGAtagcagatttatttatttttattattatatttttctattttaaaataaagaacattaaaCAAATGTGTCTAATCATTTTTTTTGAGCCCTTTGGAGccatttgagcttttttttattcacagatTTGaagttattaaatttattattcattcaggCAATTGTTCCATTACGTTTATAactacgtatatatatatacacatacacacacacacacacatatatatatatatatatatatatatatatatatatatatatatatatatatatatatatatatagtttataactATACAGCgagcttaataataataataacaacaacaacaataataataaaagcataagaggaagagaaagaaaagagagagaaccCGCTTTGAGAACCCCGGGCGTATCGTACCTGCTGCGTGTTCCCTGCTCTCTATCGCCCTCCTCTGATTGGTTCCTCCACTGCAGCAGTGCGGCAAATCGGTTCCGGGGTCGAGGATGCTCTCTTTGGGAATGTTTCGTCTCCTTGGGAATGCTGTGCTCCGTTTCCACGGTTACAGTGCGCTGTTTCTTGGTGCTGGATGAGTACTGCTCCAGCACGTCCTCGTCTGAGACGGCGGAGTCTGACGGCGGACAGGAaggtttttaatatttaatatctgcTCTAAGTTATTTATCATGAcccgtgtgtgagtgtgagggagagagagtgtgtgtgtgtgtgtgtgagtgtgagtgtgtgtgtgtgtgtgtgtgtgtgtgtgagtgtgagtgtgtgtgagtgtgagtgtgagtgtgtgtgtgtgtgagtgtgagggagagagagtgtgtgtgtgtgtgtgtgtgagtgtgagtgtgtgtgtgtgtgtgtgtgtgagtgtgagtgtgtgtgagtgtgtgtgtgagtgtgtgagagagtgtgtgtgtgtgtgtgtgtgtgtgtgtgtgtgtgtgtgtgtgtgtgtgagggagagagtgtgtgtgtgtgtgtgtgtgagtgtgtgtgtgtgtgtgtgagtgtgtgagagagtgtgtgtgtgtgtgtgtgtgagtgagagtgtgtgtgtgtgtgtgtgagagagtgtgtgtgtgtgtgtgtgtgtgagtgagagtgtgtgtgtgtgtgtgtgtgtgtgtgtgtgtgtgtgtgtgtgagtgtgtgtgtgtgtgtgtgagtgtgtgagagagtgtgtgtgtgtgtgtgtgtgagtgagagtgtgtgtgtgtgtgtgtgtgtgtgtgtgtgagtgtgtgtgtgtgtgtgtgagtgtgtgagagagtgtgtgtgtgtgtgtgtgtgagtgagagtgtgtgtgtgtgtgtgtgagtgagagtgtgtgtgtgtgtgtgtgtgagtgtgtgtgtgtgtgtgtgagtgtgtgtgagtgtaacgTCACCTTGTCGTGGTCTCTTGACCTGTGGCTCTCTGGTGGGCAGTTTGAGCCCATGCAGGGACACGACGGTGTGCTTGCCTCGGGTTTGAGGAGGTCTCTGAGGGGACGATGGAGCCTGGGGCTGGACGCTGCCCAGTGCATAACCTCTGCTCCAGATACTGACTCGAGGCGAGGCAGTGAGGGGTGCGGTGTCGCTCCAGCCTCGACTGCGAGGGGCTTTAACAGGCTGAGGGGGAAAAGCGAGGGTTTAAAAAGATTCGACTGAAACTAGCGAGACTACGGTGAAGAACCAGGAGTTAGACGTTAAAAAGACAGCGTATACTCATCCTCATGAGAATACACCACTCTGATTGGTTGTTAGAGAGTACTGAAGAACCAATCAGAAAagtttttcatgttattttataatttatgcgTTTGAAGGAATCCTGAAGTTATTCAGTGGaacaacaataaacacaaagaatattagaattaaataacgatgtataaaaatgacagtgaagtgaaatgaagCGTGATGATTTTTACTCGTGTTTGAGGAGCATCTGGATCATAATCATCGATCTTCTCCATGGTGTAAATGTCCACGTTACCCAGCGCCATCTGCAGTCCTTGCTTATCGCCCACGTTCCTACAGACATGTTAATTAAGGAACGTTTCCAAAAAGACGGATTTTGGAGCGATAACTCCTCACACGCTTTAAATGCATGAAGGTTAGCATGTATGGAAAACAGGAGCTAGCTTGTTTCAGATGTTCCAcaagatttaaatattaaatattaaatatcgaTTTAAAAACCATGGAGGAATAAtccacttggggacgtgctgttataggaaaataatcagcgtgGTGGTGTTTATTTCTCCGTGAGGAAGGATACACTCCGGCGTAGCTGAGCGTGCGGAGGTCCAGGTTTTCTGGGTAAGGGTTAAGAGGCACTACTTTCCTGCTGATGGGGTCGAAGACGAGCTGATAGAGGAACGTGTTGTTGGCCTTCACAAAGCCGTCGATGTACTCGTCAGGTACGGTGATGTTCATCTTCAGGTACTGACCGATCTTCTTGATCACCTGGACAACACAAAACAGGTCTATGAACAGACAGTACACGATTAATCTAATCGCTATGTTGATGTGCGGTGATACTGATGAATCGTGATACTGATATATTGTGATACTGATATATAGTGATATTGACGTATCGCGATACTGATGTATGGTGGTACTGATGTATCGTGATACTGATGTATGGTGGTACTGATGTATCGTGATACTGATGTATCGCGATACTGATGTATGGTGGTACTGATGTATCGCGATACTGATGTATGGTGGTACTGATGTATCGTGATACTGATGTATCGCGATACTGATGTATGGTGGTACTGATGTATCGTGATACTGATGTATCGCGATACTGATGTATGGTGGTACTGATGTATCGTGATACTGATGTATGGTGGTACTGATGTATCGTGATACTGATGTATCGCGATACTGATGTATGGTGGTACTGATGTATCGTGATACTGATGTATCGCGATACTGATGTATGGTGGTACTGACGTATCGCGATACTGATGTATCGCGATACTGATGTATGGTGGTACTGATGTATCGCGATACTGATGTATGGTGGTACTGATGTATCGTGATACTGATGTATCGCGATACTGATGTATGGTGGTACTGACGTATCGCGATACTGATGTATCGCGATACTGATGTATGGTGGTACTGATGTATCGTGATACTGATGTATGGTGGTACTGACGTATCGCGATACTGATGTATGGTGGTACTGACGTATCGTGATACTGATATATGGTGGTACTGACGTATCGCGATACTGATGTATGGTGGTACTGACGTATCGCGATACTGATATATGGTGGTACTGACGTATCGTGATACTGATATATGGTGGTACTGACGTATCGTGATACTGATATATGGTGGTACTGACGTATCGTGATACTGATATATGGTGGTACTGACGTATCGTGATACTGATGTATGACGGTACTGACGTATCGTGATACTGATATATGGTGGTACTGATGTATCGCGATACTGATGTATGGTGGTACTGATGTATCGTGATACTGATATATGGTGGTACTGACGTATCGCGATACTGATGTATGGTGGTACTGATGTATCGTGATACTGACGTATCGCGATACTGATGTATGGTGGTACTGACGTATCGCGATACTGATGTATGGTGGTACTGACGTATCGCGATACTGATGTATGGTGGTACTGATGTATCGTGATACTGATGTATCGCGATACTGATGTATGGTGGTACTGATGTATCGCGATACTGATGTATGGTGGTACTGACGTATCGCG
This genomic window contains:
- the exo1 gene encoding exonuclease 1 isoform X1; this encodes MGIHGLLQFLKEASEPVHVQKYRGLTVAVDTYCWLHKGAFSCAERLAKGEPTDQYVSFCMKLVDMLLSYGVKPVLVFDGRNLPSKQEVEKARRERRQANLQKGKQLLREGKVTEARDCFTRCVNVTPAMAHQVIKAARGRGVDCLVAPYEADAQLAFLNKCGIAQAVITEDSDLLAFGCKKVILKMDKQGNGLEISQCHLGRCRSLGDVFTEEKFRYMCILSGCDYLPSLHGIGLGKACKLLRMANNPDILTVIKKIGQYLKMNITVPDEYIDGFVKANNTFLYQLVFDPISRKVVPLNPYPENLDLRTLSYAGVNVGDKQGLQMALGNVDIYTMEKIDDYDPDAPQTRPVKAPRSRGWSDTAPLTASPRVSIWSRGYALGSVQPQAPSSPQRPPQTRGKHTVVSLHGLKLPTREPQVKRPRQDSAVSDEDVLEQYSSSTKKQRTVTVETEHSIPKETKHSQREHPRPRNRFAALLQWRNQSEEGDREQGTRSRFFASSDLSVAESNKSKEESDSSEKSDHAPSPAGETLSAQTEMKTEMEMKTEMEMKTEMEMETETEMEMKTETETEMETPPWRTSLSAFSWSSSSTEPSRPGSSTTERPKTPSMPSGLSVLQQFQRKKENFSWGRTESPQRSAPCSPAEGAVDIETPPGSPPSQDSAYFSQPSTAGTQSATTSPETESEPITEKDPWRDSGSSVSLGEASVMEEVRSTPTGTKVSGLSRIRPSEQEKSGKIRPSAPARASGLRKKAQGKKMAVTNENSPGLQTTISGLWKNFSYNKENPKITPCKKGKPMSPVKDNVQ
- the exo1 gene encoding exonuclease 1 isoform X3 — translated: MAHQVIKAARGRGVDCLVAPYEADAQLAFLNKCGIAQAVITEDSDLLAFGCKKVILKMDKQGNGLEISQCHLGRCRSLGDVFTEEKFRYMCILSGCDYLPSLHGIGLGKACKLLRMANNPDILTVIKKIGQYLKMNITVPDEYIDGFVKANNTFLYQLVFDPISRKVVPLNPYPENLDLRTLSYAGVNVGDKQGLQMALGNVDIYTMEKIDDYDPDAPQTRPVKAPRSRGWSDTAPLTASPRVSIWSRGYALGSVQPQAPSSPQRPPQTRGKHTVVSLHGLKLPTREPQVKRPRQDSAVSDEDVLEQYSSSTKKQRTVTVETEHSIPKETKHSQREHPRPRNRFAALLQWRNQSEEGDREQGTRSRFFASSDLSVAESNKSKEESDSSEKSDHAPSPAGETLSAQTEMKTEMEMKTEMEMKTEMEMETETEMEMKTETETEMETPPWRTSLSAFSWSSSSTEPSRPGSSTTERPKTPSMPSGLSVLQQFQRKKENFSWGRTESPQRSAPCSPAEGAVDIETPPGSPPSQDSAYFSQPSTAGTQSATTSPETESEPITEKDPWRDSGSSVSLGEASVMEEVRSTPTGTKVSGLSRIRPSEQEKSGKIRPSAPARASGLRKKAQGKKMAVTNENSPGLQTTISGLWKNFSYNKENPKITPCKKGKPMSPVKDNVQ